The Candidatus Dechloromonas phosphoritropha genome includes a region encoding these proteins:
- a CDS encoding patatin-like phospholipase family protein: MKRVLACGIIAIALGGTLAAAAERPRIGLVLGGGGARGAAHIGILEVLRENRIPVDCVAGTSMGGLVTGAFAVGLSPDEMLEAMGKADWRAMFNDNPAVYDINPRVKYQSRRFIPGTELGLTDEGAQPLPAVVQGQKVKLFINRLVRSQYGDPQIEKMPIPVSIVATDLVTGDKVVFREGSLTRAMRSTMSVPGLMAPVKDGDKLLVDGGLVDNVPIDEVRKSCNPDVVIAVNVGSPLMKAKDIGGIFSVAGQMINILTEQNVTSSLATLKPGDIYIKPDLEGITAAEFERYAETAKRGRAAAEAMLPRLKVLSVGEKQYQDWLATMTPVRGNLPLVDEIQIAGLKRVNPAYPDRYLKNYQGAPVDIDRLDKDLGLIFGDGAYDDVDFSLLTTRDRNILRVTPVEKEFGPDYLRFGFNLNAASNSPSIFNLRVAYQKTLINSLGGEWLAGVQIGNEMGAFTEFYQPLDADRLFFLEPKLSYLRVPLDIYQDNKRVAQYKVDQATLDLMAGINVGLWGPVTVGWGERYRSAELDIGTPTETSGSKAYGGFLAKMDFDQFDRIYTPTQGWSAHGSYFYAAGEGYDKADLDLRAAQSFGDFIVHERIRGAGSFTGTLPFYDAVALGGFLNLSGFARNQIIGESLTYGNVRVEKIIGRFPAGLRGDMRAGIALEAGKVGGNYTETNLHGWQSSVTAYVGGETPLGMVYVGYGYSPNGMGNFYMFIGTP; this comes from the coding sequence ATCAAGCGTGTTCTGGCTTGCGGCATTATCGCAATTGCTCTCGGTGGCACGTTGGCCGCAGCCGCCGAGCGCCCACGTATCGGTCTCGTTCTCGGTGGTGGTGGCGCTCGTGGCGCGGCGCACATCGGCATTCTGGAGGTGCTTCGGGAAAACCGGATTCCCGTCGATTGCGTGGCCGGCACCAGCATGGGTGGACTGGTGACCGGCGCCTTTGCCGTCGGGCTGAGTCCCGACGAAATGCTTGAGGCAATGGGCAAGGCCGACTGGCGGGCGATGTTTAACGACAATCCGGCGGTCTACGATATCAATCCGCGCGTCAAATACCAGTCTCGACGCTTCATTCCCGGTACTGAGCTGGGGCTGACGGATGAGGGCGCGCAGCCGCTTCCGGCTGTCGTTCAGGGCCAGAAGGTCAAGCTGTTCATCAACCGCCTGGTGCGCAGCCAGTATGGCGATCCGCAGATCGAGAAAATGCCGATCCCGGTCTCCATCGTCGCCACCGACCTCGTCACCGGCGACAAGGTGGTGTTCCGCGAGGGCAGCCTGACCCGTGCGATGCGTTCCACGATGTCGGTACCCGGCCTGATGGCACCGGTCAAAGATGGCGACAAATTGTTGGTCGATGGTGGCCTGGTCGACAACGTGCCGATCGACGAAGTACGCAAAAGTTGCAACCCCGATGTCGTGATCGCCGTCAATGTCGGGTCGCCGCTGATGAAGGCGAAAGATATCGGCGGAATTTTTTCGGTGGCCGGGCAGATGATCAATATTCTGACCGAGCAGAATGTCACCAGTTCGCTGGCAACTCTGAAGCCCGGGGATATCTACATCAAGCCGGATCTGGAGGGAATCACCGCGGCTGAATTCGAACGTTACGCAGAAACCGCCAAGCGCGGGCGGGCGGCGGCCGAAGCCATGTTGCCCCGACTGAAGGTGCTGAGCGTCGGCGAGAAACAGTACCAGGACTGGCTGGCGACCATGACCCCGGTGCGCGGCAATTTGCCGCTGGTGGACGAGATCCAGATTGCCGGCTTGAAGCGGGTCAACCCGGCCTACCCGGATCGCTATCTGAAAAACTATCAGGGCGCTCCGGTCGACATCGACCGGCTCGACAAGGATCTGGGACTCATCTTCGGCGACGGGGCATACGACGACGTTGATTTCTCGCTGCTGACCACGCGCGACCGCAACATCCTGCGCGTGACTCCGGTGGAAAAGGAATTCGGGCCCGATTACCTGCGTTTCGGCTTCAATCTCAATGCGGCCTCCAATTCACCATCCATATTCAACCTGCGGGTCGCCTATCAGAAAACCTTGATCAACAGTCTGGGCGGCGAGTGGTTGGCCGGAGTGCAGATCGGCAACGAAATGGGGGCGTTCACGGAGTTCTATCAGCCGCTCGACGCCGATCGGCTCTTCTTCCTGGAACCCAAGCTTTCCTACCTGCGCGTGCCGCTCGATATCTACCAGGACAACAAACGGGTGGCCCAATACAAGGTCGATCAGGCGACGCTCGATCTGATGGCCGGGATTAACGTCGGCCTGTGGGGGCCAGTGACGGTTGGCTGGGGAGAGCGTTACCGCAGCGCCGAACTGGACATCGGGACACCGACGGAGACCAGCGGCAGCAAGGCCTATGGTGGCTTCCTGGCCAAGATGGATTTCGACCAGTTCGACCGAATATATACTCCGACACAGGGTTGGTCTGCCCACGGCAGCTACTTCTATGCGGCTGGAGAAGGCTATGACAAGGCCGACCTCGACTTGCGTGCGGCGCAGAGTTTTGGCGATTTCATCGTCCACGAGCGAATCCGTGGCGCCGGGTCATTTACCGGTACGTTGCCGTTCTACGATGCGGTGGCGCTGGGCGGCTTTCTGAACCTGTCGGGTTTTGCCCGCAACCAGATCATCGGTGAATCGCTCACCTACGGCAACGTGCGGGTGGAGAAGATCATTGGTCGCTTCCCGGCGGGCCTGCGGGGCGATATGCGTGCAGGTATCGCTTTGGAGGCCGGCAAGGTTGGTGGCAATTACACGGAAACCAATTTGCATGGCTGGCAAAGCTCGGTGACGGCGTATGTCGGCGGCGAGACCCCGCTGGGGATGGTCTATGTCGGTTACGGTTATTCGCCGAACGGCATGGGCAATTTCTACATGTTTATCGGCACGCCGTGA
- a CDS encoding helix-turn-helix transcriptional regulator yields the protein MKAKTTSSGRQAAARTTSRAASKSSALDTVGGLTKSLRSLAGQVVGMAGVAVDTSLAAATGLFPQGVASTKALAKAGIFLHDMREAAGIPLEDLGKAIDLKDPSLLELAENGKMALPFEVILRLASVLARNDPVPFVMNLTKAYSPGLWKVLESLGIGRVLEHAGREHEFISIYRARDEARKLTDEEFLRVHKFVETAFDMALEFNREAKVAAERKAAPRSTSRSAPRRPPKASVSAEQ from the coding sequence ATGAAAGCCAAGACCACGAGCAGCGGGCGCCAGGCCGCCGCAAGGACGACCAGTCGCGCCGCGAGCAAGTCTTCGGCGCTCGATACGGTGGGTGGCTTGACCAAGTCGCTGCGCAGCCTTGCCGGCCAGGTCGTCGGCATGGCGGGCGTGGCCGTCGATACGTCATTGGCGGCGGCAACCGGGCTCTTTCCACAGGGCGTCGCATCGACCAAGGCATTGGCCAAGGCCGGCATCTTTCTGCACGACATGCGCGAGGCGGCGGGAATCCCGCTGGAAGATCTTGGCAAGGCGATCGATCTCAAGGATCCGTCACTGCTCGAACTGGCCGAAAACGGAAAGATGGCGCTGCCGTTCGAAGTCATCCTGCGCCTCGCCTCGGTTCTGGCGCGCAACGACCCGGTTCCCTTCGTCATGAATCTGACCAAGGCTTACAGCCCCGGCCTGTGGAAGGTCCTCGAATCCCTCGGGATTGGTCGCGTCCTCGAACATGCCGGGCGCGAACACGAGTTCATAAGCATCTACCGGGCGCGCGACGAGGCGCGCAAGCTGACCGACGAGGAGTTTTTGCGGGTGCACAAGTTCGTCGAGACGGCTTTCGACATGGCCCTTGAGTTCAACCGTGAAGCCAAGGTGGCGGCCGAGCGCAAGGCGGCGCCCAGAAGCACGTCGAGGAGTGCGCCAAGACGCCCGCCAAAGGCGAGCGTGAGCGCGGAGCAATAA
- a CDS encoding TlpA family protein disulfide reductase: MPSSAPLFTATLSDLDDKPVALGRYKGKPLIVNFWARWCGPCRTEIPELIAIRNAHKGKLEVLGIGIEDKVEPAREFAKAYKMDYPVFVAGEKGIPLMQALGNTKGGLPFTIVIDRNGQVVQKKMGIMKQADLDAAADLALKGR, encoded by the coding sequence ATGCCCTCCTCGGCTCCGCTGTTCACAGCCACGCTGAGCGATCTCGACGACAAACCGGTGGCGCTGGGGCGCTACAAGGGCAAGCCGCTGATCGTTAATTTCTGGGCCCGCTGGTGCGGCCCGTGCCGCACCGAGATTCCCGAACTGATCGCCATCCGCAATGCCCACAAGGGCAAGCTGGAAGTCCTCGGCATCGGCATCGAGGACAAGGTCGAGCCGGCTCGCGAATTCGCCAAGGCTTACAAGATGGACTACCCGGTGTTCGTCGCCGGGGAAAAAGGCATTCCGCTGATGCAGGCGCTCGGCAACACCAAGGGCGGCCTGCCTTTCACCATTGTCATCGACCGCAACGGTCAGGTTGTCCAGAAGAAAATGGGGATCATGAAGCAAGCCGATCTCGACGCCGCCGCCGACCTCGCCCTCAAGGGGCGCTGA
- a CDS encoding nucleotide-binding protein: MSVKRRVFISLTHDTYLDDRQNAVKWGIVQRVIDAGYEPHMFFPAVPSGFAATVHREVPWTADKVRESVGGAVGAVMIGYPRWKYGDDAHASEFTHYEAGVAHATGIPMLMVLEQGIRWRGAFDQSSAQICEVPKDADHSWLASSYFEQCFSPWRRELDARFDIFLGYSSQSQGTAKNLKRVFVAKGARVLDWQDFGPGTILEQITKAAACCTGGVFLFTADDGLEGDTGMAAPRDNVVFEAGYFVHAKGHRRVLVIRESGGKRSAKMPADLGGAIYAPLPDLANIEALDQQLDRFVENL, from the coding sequence ATGAGTGTAAAGCGAAGAGTATTTATCAGTCTCACACATGACACATACTTGGATGATCGGCAGAATGCCGTCAAGTGGGGGATCGTCCAGCGTGTGATCGATGCTGGATACGAACCCCACATGTTCTTCCCGGCCGTCCCTTCTGGCTTTGCGGCAACGGTTCATCGTGAAGTCCCCTGGACGGCAGACAAGGTCAGAGAGTCTGTAGGTGGCGCCGTTGGGGCGGTCATGATCGGCTACCCCCGATGGAAGTACGGCGACGACGCTCATGCGAGTGAGTTTACGCACTACGAGGCTGGCGTAGCACACGCCACGGGAATCCCGATGTTAATGGTGCTCGAGCAGGGGATTCGATGGCGCGGCGCGTTCGACCAGAGTTCCGCGCAGATCTGCGAGGTACCGAAAGACGCCGATCACTCGTGGCTGGCGAGTTCGTACTTCGAACAGTGCTTCAGCCCTTGGCGGCGTGAACTCGACGCACGGTTCGACATATTCCTCGGCTACTCGAGTCAGTCACAGGGTACAGCGAAAAACCTGAAGCGAGTATTCGTGGCAAAGGGAGCGAGAGTCCTCGACTGGCAGGACTTCGGACCCGGCACGATTCTCGAACAGATCACGAAGGCGGCAGCCTGCTGTACAGGCGGAGTGTTCTTGTTCACAGCGGACGATGGCTTGGAAGGCGACACGGGGATGGCTGCACCACGAGACAACGTCGTCTTCGAGGCGGGTTACTTTGTTCATGCGAAGGGCCACAGGCGCGTCTTGGTCATTCGGGAGTCAGGTGGGAAAAGAAGCGCGAAAATGCCCGCGGACTTGGGTGGGGCGATTTACGCGCCGCTGCCGGACCTCGCCAACATTGAAGCGCTTGATCAGCAGCTCGACCGATTTGTAGAGAATCTATAA
- a CDS encoding winged helix-turn-helix domain-containing protein, translating to MGRPFKGEGSVAEALKIVKEAKSVEQLRQAQAVVLPLCYGLNLEQTAAVIGVSLSWASRLRNAFLAGHRVGGESEPARGGRHRENFTRAQEAELLKPFFDQAAKGGILVVSQIKPALEKALGRPMALSSAYNVLHRNGWRKLAPDKRHPQSDPTAQEAWKKRPPTPLPNSGEISLKEPRSV from the coding sequence ATGGGAAGGCCGTTCAAGGGAGAGGGGTCGGTAGCGGAGGCGCTGAAGATTGTCAAAGAAGCCAAGAGTGTGGAACAACTGCGCCAGGCCCAAGCGGTTGTTCTGCCGTTGTGCTACGGGTTGAATCTTGAGCAGACCGCCGCGGTGATCGGCGTTTCGCTCAGTTGGGCCTCACGATTACGCAACGCGTTTCTGGCTGGACATCGGGTAGGCGGTGAATCGGAACCTGCACGAGGCGGACGCCACCGGGAGAATTTCACCCGAGCGCAAGAAGCCGAACTGTTGAAACCCTTTTTCGACCAAGCGGCCAAGGGCGGTATATTGGTCGTCAGTCAGATCAAGCCGGCCCTGGAGAAAGCGTTGGGACGCCCGATGGCGCTGTCCTCCGCCTACAACGTGCTGCATCGCAACGGTTGGCGCAAGCTGGCGCCAGACAAGCGACATCCGCAAAGTGATCCGACCGCGCAGGAGGCGTGGAAAAAAAGACCCCCGACACCCTTGCCGAACTCCGGAGAGATTTCGCTCAAGGAACCCCGATCCGTCTGA
- a CDS encoding spore maturation protein — MLNRIWVAFILVGFVAAVIHTLQGDLEMFSRVMTGLFDTAKTGFDISLGLVGIMSLWLGVMKIGEKGGLIQLFGRALAPFFRRVFPDIPPGHPASGSIVMNFSANILGLDNAATPLGLKAMRELQEINPHKDTASNPMIMFLVLNTAGITLIPTSVIAIRQSIALKQGLVGFNAADIFLPTLLGTFVSFCAGLIAVAIWQRLNLFCKPVLAFFAGFAALMGGLYLWLGGMPPDKMAQMIGLLGSGIIVSIIVLFVAVAAWRGVDVYESFVDGAKEGFGVAVQIIPYLIAMLVAISVFRTTGCMDYVIGAIRAAVLALGLNDDFVPALPVGLMKTLSGSGARGLMVDVMTTYGVDSFQGKLAAIIQGSTETTFYVLAVYFGSVNITKTRYAVAGGLIADAVGLVGAILIGYAFYH; from the coding sequence GTGCTCAATCGAATCTGGGTTGCCTTCATCCTCGTCGGCTTCGTCGCCGCCGTGATCCACACGCTGCAGGGCGACCTGGAGATGTTTTCGCGGGTGATGACAGGGCTGTTCGACACGGCGAAGACCGGCTTCGACATTTCGCTCGGCCTGGTGGGGATCATGAGCCTGTGGCTGGGGGTAATGAAGATTGGCGAGAAGGGCGGGCTGATCCAGTTGTTCGGACGGGCGCTCGCCCCCTTCTTCCGTCGCGTCTTTCCCGACATCCCGCCCGGCCATCCGGCGAGCGGCAGCATCGTCATGAACTTCAGCGCCAACATCCTCGGCCTCGACAACGCGGCGACGCCGCTCGGGTTGAAGGCGATGCGCGAGTTGCAGGAGATCAACCCGCACAAGGATACGGCCAGCAATCCGATGATCATGTTCCTGGTGCTCAACACGGCGGGCATCACGCTGATCCCGACCTCGGTGATCGCCATCCGCCAGAGCATCGCATTGAAGCAGGGGCTGGTCGGCTTCAACGCCGCCGACATCTTTTTGCCGACGTTGCTCGGTACCTTCGTCTCGTTCTGCGCCGGGCTGATCGCGGTGGCGATCTGGCAGCGCCTCAACCTCTTCTGCAAGCCAGTGCTCGCCTTCTTCGCCGGCTTTGCGGCCTTGATGGGGGGGCTTTACCTGTGGCTGGGCGGGATGCCGCCGGACAAGATGGCGCAGATGATCGGCCTGCTCGGCAGCGGTATCATCGTCTCGATCATCGTCCTCTTCGTCGCCGTCGCCGCGTGGCGTGGCGTCGATGTGTACGAGAGCTTCGTCGACGGCGCCAAGGAGGGCTTTGGCGTTGCCGTGCAGATCATTCCCTACCTGATCGCCATGCTGGTGGCGATCTCGGTCTTCCGCACCACCGGCTGCATGGATTACGTCATCGGGGCCATTCGCGCTGCCGTGCTGGCACTTGGGCTGAATGACGATTTCGTGCCGGCACTGCCGGTCGGTCTGATGAAGACGCTCTCCGGCAGCGGCGCGCGCGGGCTGATGGTGGACGTGATGACCACCTACGGCGTCGATTCCTTCCAGGGCAAGTTGGCGGCGATCATCCAGGGCTCGACGGAAACGACTTTCTACGTGCTGGCCGTCTATTT